The genome window CCGCTTTACTGCTCCACTCTTAATGACCAGTTGTGGCAAAAGATCACTGGACATATAATTGCAAATGTCATAGATGTTGTAATAAGACACAACCCAAAATAGCATTTCAGTACCAGCGGCATGACCAATCAGCTTCCATTTAGCATGATCAGTTTTCATTATGAGCTTGTAAAAGTGCCACAAAAAGTAAACGTTTCAGGCGGCATTACATGAAACAGagcctttcattttttttgcagatAAAAGAAGACAAATCACAGCACATGGATGCAATTAAAGGGCCAATTATGTAAAAATGGACTTATTCGCTCTGATGAAGTGCAACAGCAACAATTTTCTGGTTACTCATGCAGTTGTATAAACTCAGCACGTGGATTGTGTTAGTTGTAAAAGAACACCTGCTTGACCTTAAAATGCTGCAGGCATCCAtcttcactcttttttttctcttgcttAACACTCATCCATAGTACGATGGGTTCAAGTGCCCCCTTTTTTCTCTTTGGATGGAGCATTTTCTGGGATGTGCTTCAGTATGTGGCAGGAGGTGTCAGCACTTTGTTTCAGTTACATAAAAAGCCAGAGGGCTCGAGAGGAAGCAGCTGCTGAGAAATGAACATTGGTTAGAAGGACAAGCCTACTTGAGTTTGACTTCCCTCTGGGACTGTTCCATTAACACCGTGATAGATTTATGGGCCTCTTGACTTTTATACACTTTGTTTTGTCATTACAAGGCAAGTTAAGCAGGTGGAAGCGCAGGCATTTtttagaaacacattttaaagatCAGTCCTTCAACAAAACTCatgttttgcttgtttgggttGGGTAATGATCCTGTTTcttggagagagaaaaaaaccttTTAAACATTCCAATTACATCTGCCTTACCAAGATAAAACAGTACATATTGTGCCTCGGCGCCATTAAAAATCAAGAGCTGGCAACAGATCTGTCTGAAACATTCTCAAAGGTGAGACAAAAGAGGATTGAATTATGctgatcatgtttcattttaCGTTGTTTATCTGCCTTCGGTGCGCACTTTTCAAACAAGCACTCTGTGTGTTGGCTTGCAGGGGGAAAACTTATGTGCTTTCCCGGGGAATCCTGGGTAACATGACCAGCTTTGGAACAAGATAGCACAGATCACTGTCACCTTGTTAGCAGCACAAGCATCCATCACACCACTCTAGCACAAAGCTTATGTAAGGTATTTGACGTTGATGTGCTTGAGCCATGGCTGTGTGTCAGTGGGTTCAGTGTTTTCATGtgcatgtgtacagtatgtgtgtttaaTTTTCCATGTAGTCACTGCCCTTAAGTCTGGGACTTACCAACGGGTCTGGACCTGCTCTCCTCACTCCCAATTCAGCCTCGTGGGCTGCCAGTAATCCCTTGAGTACTGAGGGAGAGGGGTGGGGCTGGCAGGGTGGGAGTGGACGAGGTGCTCGGagatactaaaaaaaaattggtaTGGCATCTATCCCTACAGGTAAAGGTAGTGCCAAGAATGGGGCTGTGTGTCCGGGAATTCTAGTGCTGGCTTAGCCGTATAGGTGAAGCCCAGCAGGGCTTGCTGCTCTTCTTCAGTCAGTTCACAGCCGTCCAGAGTAAATAGGCATCCATTGCTTGCCCAGAATAAGACCACACGCACCTGGTGTACGACGCGCTTTTCCACTGGTAGATCTCTCTCTTGACATTTGAAATTTATTGCTAAGTGTACAACCTGGTTTTATAAAAATGTGCTAAAAAAGCATGATGTGTGCTCTGTACATGCTGAGCGAGGCATATCCCAATCAGTGAAGGATTACAGGAGAAATGTTAAAGTGAAAGAGTAGCCTTGTCCTAAAAAAAGTGTAGGAGGTGTTTTAGTTAGACATTCACAGACCACAACATGCCTAAAACTTTATGTTTTCATGCGAGGAACTAAAACTGAATGTCTCAATGGTGACGGAATTCATGTCCACAACACGCtaggtgtgttttggtttttgcttaTTTCGCAAAATGTTCTCTCCCCTTGCTgtaattaaacacacacacacacacacacacacacatacatatgcatgCACTGACAAGTGCAATAGACACACACCGCTCTCTGACAAGTGAAAACatcacatggtttaattttgcTCACAAAAAACTTCCACGCCAACGTGATAATTTAACAtcaatgtttatttaaaattgttaaaatatttacaaataCAAATTTCACACGGTAAGTGcactataaaaaaatacaaaacacaagaacaaaatgtgttggttttattccTAAAGCAAATCATAGAAGCTGAATTAATTCTTGAGTTGTGCAAAAAGCATTACACTTCAGATGAAAGATAAAAACTTGTCCTGAAATACAAGGCAATAAATTGCCCCTAATTTACTATggcgataaaaaaaaacaaaaaacagaaaatgtatgtattggGTCTAAATGGCTTCCCTAAAACCAACACCACAACCACATCCCCCTGACCCTCACCATCTAAAGACAACACGCTGGCTGTAAATCCTGAGAGGGAGGAAAAACGTGGTGTCATCACTCTTACAGCCACTGATATTACTCATGGCTTTGACAGCATGGGAGGCTTCATAAAGGACAAACATTCAGCTATGAACACAAAACAAGCATTGTATAAATCACGTGGGTTGAGAAAACAAACACGCAAAACTTGGAACGACAAGCGAAACTGATGGACGGTTCGTGTGAAACGTTTGCTCAGTTGGCTGACGATTCCAGCCTCTCAGTCAGAGGGAGTTCCCCCAGGTCGGACTGTCCCTGTGGTTGTCTGCTGTCCTTTACAGTGCAACAAAAAACACCTGTAGCATTATCTTCCAGGAAAACCCCATACCTGGGATTTAGCACCTTTAACTGTGACCACATAAGGAAGTTGATTtggaaataacaaaaatatccCAGACAATCATCTGTATAAACAAAAGCATTCTTCCATCGAGGTCATTTTGGTCCTCATGTCCTTTGGCATCCTTTATCCACCTGTTTTGGGGTTTTATAAATCATTTCAATCCTTTTCCATGTCAAACTGACACACTTTTATACATGTAAATCACTTCTTTACCGACCTGTCCCTCCAACAAATAAATTAATTCATTTCAAGACAGATGTTTTTACTACTGCAGGGAAAAAGTATATACACATAGAAAAGGATATCTTTATATAAAGAAGTCCACGGTTGGTGCGTTCAACATGATGATGGTAGAGCTCGCAGGAGGAAAAGTGGACCACAAAGGTCCCGTAAAATGACTTTTAACTATTTTGTTCCTATTTTCCACATCCTTCTCGTCCCCCTTTTTATCTTCGTCAGGCTCCTCTCTGTGGTCTCAAACACATCTCTGTATATGTTTGAGGGGAGGCAGAGCATTGTGATCCATTTTTAGCTACATTTGCAGGACTTCACTATCATATTGGACAGCTGCTCCACCTGAAAGTGAAAATCAACAGTAATGTGATAAATCATGTAAAATCAAGTGTTTCTTTCACCTATAATGTTCTGTAAACATTTCACCTCCGAATGAAGGTTACTTGGCTGCGGTATAGATACCTTGTGTTGCCTGCCCACGTAATAGAGGATTGGCAGGGGCTCCAGTGTCTGGGGAACACAGCAGGGCTGGGCAGAGGCTCCTGGGTTGTGATGCTGGTACAGGGCCAAAATCTGTAGACAATTATATGAAAGAAAGACATGAAAACAGAGAAACTCAGCTCAGAATTTCATCACAAACATGTCATGCAAAGCAATAATActagataataataatacagttcGAGTTAGGAGCGTGCTTTTATTCAAATCCACATATAAGCCACAAAGTGTTGCTTCTTGATTAGTCTTTgtatatttcatttaatatgTGTAAATTAAACATTCCTTGATTGATTAATACAACACTCCATGGATATCCATTCGGTAGTTGTCGAGATATTtcagtcagaaaaaaagtggtTTTGGTATCAGTCAAAGTgctatattatttaaattaggCCTGCAACTAAGGATTAGTGTCTTTAACAATTAGAATATTATTAGGTTATTTTATCAAattaatcaattcattgtttagtctataaaatgtcaaaaaattggGGGAAAATGTcttccagcagcagcaaaatctcacatttgagaaactgGAAGCACTGATGTTTGAcccatggcatttctccatggcaTTTGTATGACTTGACTCGctcttttttttggttttccattggCAAGGCTGTGGATAGTACCTGATATTTCTTTGTTACCACCTTGTtcaaggttccaagcgagctgagccgatactacAAGGGGGAGTTAAAACACTGTAGGCCACTGACTGGCCAGAGAGAACCGACACTAGCGCGACTCAGGACAATCCTGCACTAAGCCGCCATTTTTGAATTGCCAAGCTACCATCAATAGCggttgtacttttttttaattcactcCACCcagattgtaaaaaaaaaaatcacagcccGCAAAACTATGCCGTACACTATGCCGTTTTTGACGGAGTGCATATGCTCCTTTGTTTGGGAGCCAATGAAATGATTGAAGATGATGTCAGGGCAGTTTCATGCAATGGTGCTATGGTGATCAGCTGAGAATCCTGCCTACACGTACTATCTGCACTGGAAAACCAAATAGACTGTACTGACAGTACTGGTACCAAAAAAGTGAGTCGAGTTGAGCAGAGCAGAGccgtaccatgcagtggaaacaCGCCATAAAATGATTAATCAGTTATCAGAATTGTTCATTTTCTGTCAACAAACTAATCGACAATCATTTCACAAGCCGTGACTCTCATACAACACAGACTTAACCACTTCATGTGTTCCACATTTCTTATGGTAACCAGAGGGGGAGAAAATGAAGTTGTAAGAACGTTTTTTAGTCTGAGCTGCCAAACCTCACACGGCATGCGGATTGCATGCCACAGTGAGGTGTTAGACTATACCTGAGAATATTTGTTTTCAGCATTCCAGATGTAGGTGCAGGACCCCATGCAGTAGTTAGCATTGTAGCCTGTTGGCTTATGTATCCACTTCCAGCCCAGATCTTTCCTGAAGTCGATGTACAAGCTCCTCACGCAGCATGTTTCTGACTGGCTGCATGAGAGAAAACAGGGAAATGTCTTTTTTGAAGTGTGCGATGAGACGGCATTGAGATTCTTTGAGCATAGTTGCGGTGGAAGGTCCATTTTCAAAATCAGTCAGTTTTAATGTTGCACTAACAGTTTCAAATAAGTTTCAATGTAAGATTACACACATCCCGTCAGTGTACACATTTTAGCTGCATCTGGGAAGTCTGTCCCATCCTAAAAGAATTTCTAAGATTTATTGCGCAGTGCATTTTTAATgtcaatgaaataaaatacaacacaacaaTTGTGATTTGTGCAGGACTGCTTACGCTGTACAGGTATCCTTTGTCTCCGTGGAGCGTTTTTTGCGCGAGGTGAGGTGGCTGCTGCTGTTCtgagggatggacatggtcaggaTGTAGGGTGGTTGCTGCGTCAACATTTGTATAGTCCCTGTGTCTCCCCTACCAGGCTCGATCCCAGAGATGGTAAAACCGAAGACACTGTCGTCGCTTGTCTGGCTGCATTCACAGAACAGCCGAAGTTGGAAAACCTGCTCATACTCTGGTGAGACAGAAATTTACAACATTGAGCAATTTAAAACTGGTTGCTTACTCTATCTGTGAAAGTAAATATCATCTGGAAATTGCATGAGGTTGCACTAAACAACTGGActagccagtggtggaatgtaactaagtacatttactaaagtactgtacttaagtacaacttTTAAGTACTTATACTTTACTTGAATCtttttttcatgccactttctactccgactacgctacatttcagagagaaatattgtactttttactccactacattaatctgacagtttAAGTGACTTTacttacaaattaagatttttgcacacaaaacacatgtagtttataaaatatgttttattataaattaaactacccaacagaactgttttgattgtttccagtttctaaaacgtGAGGAGTTTTctgttaagtacattttcctgatgatccacttacatacttttatttgagtaacattttcaatgcggacttttacttgtaacattgtattttaccagtgtggtattagtacttttttctaagtaaaggatctgaatacttcttccaccactggacatAGGGGCATAGTGGTACCAGAGCAATAAACAAAGCTTATTTATCTCACCGGTCCCTTTGAGCCAGTTCTGCAGCGTCTCAGTGACATCGAAGGACAGCCATTTGTCTTTCCACTGGTTGGTGATGAAGCGGGAAGCGAGGTAGCGGGCCGATGTTCCCAGACCCTGGTACAGCTCCACCCGCTGCTCAGAAGCTATTGTGGGTTTCTTGATGAGCATCCGTAGCTCCGCACTGGTCAGCAGGCGGTAATCCCCCACACTTTGCCGAATCTCAGAGATGTTGAAGAACAAGCTTTTGGAGGTCTTGGTGGTCACTGTGTCATTTTTGGCTGTGGGATTTAAAACAATTACTTATTAGGAGATTTCACAAAACCATGTCGGGCACTAATTAATCTTAACACAGATGACGACTGAGTCTTTGGATGTATAAAGGCATATTAGAGAAACAAATGGAAAACGGATGTGTTACTGGCCTGTCATATAATCTAGTGTCTTAAACCAACCTTATCCATACAGATGAGGAACTACTTTGAATGGGAAATGAGATTTAAATGTTCTTCTTTTAAGCGTTGAAACTGTTTGGTCTGCACTTTTTAACCcgctgaggtctaagggcatttaaatatttcttcttaaattcacattttaagGATATTTGCATATATCCAGATACCCATGTGTAATATATCAAAATTTTCAGAACAAACTAAGCTTTCTGAATAGtgttccagagcaatgtgtaaagagataatttggccctaaagtgGAAAAAGGTGATGGTCgctttttgatatttttcaaatcTCTTGTGAATACAAACCTAAACTTGATCGTTTTGtggcttgaaatgagtttacaaaagtATTGGGTTCACACACGTAgtgtaatatatgaataaaatagtaagTAAATGTCTAAAATTTAATTCTGAAATAATGCTTTTTGAGTAAgagtgttgtcaaacatcgctTGGACTCGCTGGTGCGTCTTTTGTTCTGGTTAAAGAGCTATTTATGATATTTTCTAGTCTTTTagaatttgttattttatcaaaaatataaaagcaaaaCTACAGAGCACTTTCTAGCGTATGTAGGAGAATATAAATATTGGATCAGAGGCACACACTTGTGCTgtgtttctctcctctcctcacctTTCATTCCCTATTTTCCTCCAGGTTCCTGATCAAAGACCAATATtagtggatggatggaggatgaGAACAACAGAAGCAGTACCGAAAGGTTTTGGTATAAGGCAAATCCATTTGGTGGTCATGGAGGGTTTGTGGAgctctgttgtgttttttatatttggCAGGCCACAATAACGGTCTACACAGAAAACTCACTTTACTGCAAGATCTTTTGGCACAAGAACGTACACTTTTTGAACTATTCTAAACAGGACATTGAGACAAATGGGTGCTCTAAAAGAATAATTAATGGACATGACGTTCAAAGAATAAGGTCCATTTCAAGTCCAAGTTCAGATTCTTTTAGATATGAATGCTTTTCTGCATTTGCactgttttaaaaagtcatttcTATAAGTATTTGCTTTACTATATTTGCACATTTGATGCATAAAACTCTGCAATGTACTACATAATGTAACCCTGGGATGTTTGTTACTGTTTTTCATAACCAAACTTCAGAATTCTGCACACACACTAATAAAATGGAATAACCAAATTCACAGTGTTACTCAATTATCTTAACTGCAGCCAAACATTCATCTAGTCCAGCTGCTGTAAAGTTGACCATAGAGAGAGTTTTGTTTTCTTACAGTTTTCCCATATCACGACAGCAGGGACATTCCCCTTGCAGAGGCTGATAGAAAACAGAGCCAAGCTACTGGAGCCTTTAACACCATAAATCTACCAGCGTTACATTACGAAGGATTAAGTCGGACGGAGACGTGCAAAGATAAGTGGAAGATGGAAGGAAGATGATAGAGAGTGAATCACTGtgtagaaagagagagtgagaggaggTGTAGAAGGAAGGGGGTTGTAACAGGCAAAGAAAACAGCAGTGAAGTGAAGAATGCACTCGTATGAATATAAGTCACAGTTGTGAGTGGTGAAAGGCTGTGAGTGGGGGTGCAGAGAAATTGGAGATGTGTATCAATGGAGCCAGGTCTGGCGCAGGCCCAAACCTTCTACTCTGCCTCAGCCTGCCAAAGCCGGGATTCTCTGCTCTTAAGTCCGGGAATTACTTTCTGACAGGAGCTACAACCCAGTCTTGCATACTTGCAATCCAGGCTGTGACAGGATCCTCCATGCCATGGCTGCTTGTGTATCATTTACCAGTATCACCATCTGTGTTGCTGCTTGGGTAGTGTTTCACCCCTTGTGAAGccaaactgaaactgaaaaagaGCTGGCGTGCAGTGAAAAAGGAAATGAGATGACATTTTACTGGCCCCACCCAGAGCATAGTCAAATGTTTAGTTGTAAGTACTTGAATGGAAACATGGAGTGTCACAACAGTGCACAGTATGCGAAGAGCGGTGAACTGATAATGACGTACCAAGCAACACCAAGCACGGAAAGTTATCGTCTCCGGCTAGCTTGAGTAAACTAAgataaatgtgtaaatgtgttaaGGGTTAGAAGTGTTTACGAAACAGGAAATTATATCACTTCCCCTAAAGAGCATATTGGCTACAGTACCATAATTACGTTAAAGCTTTATCCTCACTTCTACTTTCCAATTAACTCAGCGTGCATCGTCTTCCTATCACTGAACAGCTCATCCGATCAAAATACAGCATTTTTAAATGACAAAGTGTAAAATGACTTCTCCATGCTCGGCTGAGAAAAAGCCTTGCTCTTCCTGCTCAGGGTAAAGATAGATAGCAGCCTGTCCTGCGTACTAACATGGGTGTGGGGGGGGATTTGTGTGTTGAATCAGGGCCTACCTGCAGGTAAGCCGGGGACAGCTGTTGtgacaggtagggagacagcTCTGTAATTACCAGTGGGAGGAACCAGATTCCAGCAACAGGCTAAATACCTGCCTCCTTCATGTGCTCAGCTCCACCCTCCCACAGCACATTCGTCAATGTCTAGTTTCCTCACCCTACCCTATTTTACACATACTGTCCGACCCTTGTTGCTACTCTTCATCACagggcagcagcagcttcaTTCACTCTTGAATATAATAATTACTCAGTGAGCAGTGAACTCATTTCACTCCTGAACGGCCGAAAGTGGCTGCTTTCCAAAAGGGGAAAAGAGTTCTTTCTGTAAACGAGCGGAATTACATTTGGACCAATACCATGTCAAATGGGAGAGGTGAATTTGTGTGGGCTTCAAGGGGGGATGTGACTGTTAATTTAGTGAATAAATCTAGCCTTATCCGCCACACAATTACTATGATGGAGGCTAAAACTATTAAGTTCTAAAATGCTCTGCACACAAATATGCATCCCTGTAGGCTGTTTGGGGTATCAGGAAAGTGTGAGTCGTCCAATAAAAAGAAACCACAAATTGAAGTGACGAATAGTATTTGTTAATAAACAGTCATCTGTCTTTTACTTCTTACAGAAGAGCAATTTTAATAATTGCAAAACACTTCTTGCTAGGCCTACACACGTACACTCATACACTTGATTTTCCCAGTGCGTAGAGGTTGAGTCTGTTTTAAGGAGATGTGCTGAGGGTTAAGAAAGTAGATAGGTGTTCTCTGGCATTCCATAGAGGTAGGAAACACATGCGCCCCATGGGCACCGCTTGCACCGGACCTGAGTCACTCAAGATCTCAGTGGCCATcagcctgccttccttcctgccAAGCTGCCCCATCACAAACACGCTGCAAACACACTAATAATAAGCTCAGGAaactcagcagagagagagacggaaagagagagacagacgggtaATCATGGGCAGAGAGATATGGGAATGAAATGGAAAAGGGTCAGGGAGAAGGAGATATGATGGAGAACAAGTGACAGGATAAGCAAGGGAGAACCCAATGCTCAAGTTACAGGAAACCCCCCAATCCctgagggacagagggagaaaaaagagaaaactaaagagagagaatgagacagGGTGAGGGTGAAGGAGtgcatttcatgttttctcactttttttcataatcccCTCCTTTTCTTCGGTTTTGCACTAAGCAGAACAAAATCATGCccctttatttttaaagtccCTTTGTTCTGCACACTCCTGAGCACGGTCCATCCACTCAAGTCTTTCTTTTGAAGTGGTGGATAAAAGAGGGATAGTGTGGATGCCTGCCTGATAGGGTGAGGAGTATAGGCATGTAGAGAACAATGGAGCAaagaaaccaaacaaaaaaaaagatctgtttATCATAATAGTTTGGGAGTCATTGCACAATTACAGCCAAAAACCATTTGGCTGAACAAAAAGCATATACAGGCTAGCCAAACAAACATCGCTAATAAAGCAGTAAAAATGCCATAGACACCACGAAAGCAACACACAGAATCAGACCAGATGCAACACACAGTCCTGCTAACTTGTAACGCCTGTGAGCTCTGAACTCCTCAGGCTGCCTGAAGATGTTGGGTGGAGATCAGAAGGGGTACACATGTTGAGGAAATTTATGGACAAGATTGGAACTGACACCAGCCATCGGGCAAATGCTGATTAATTTGGGCAAGCGGGTAAAAGCCAACCCCAGATTCAGGGCATGGGCACACATGCGCGAATGCAGGCGAGTGACCAAAGAGGCGATATTCGTGCTAAATGTGGGCAGTGCAGTACGTGACGCACACGTAAATCAGTTTGCTGGTTTTTAGTCTGTTTGAGTTGTTGTGAGTGTTGTTTTTTGCGAAATATGTTATTGGtacattttccattttcttACGTTAAATGCCTGTCTCCCGACTCACTGCCAGCCAGGCAGCATCTCTCTTGTGGGGTAGTTTGTAATTGTCATGGCCAATATCATACAATACTGGCTGTTCAATACAGCAACAACCTCCATCAGGGCTCCCTAAGAATACTACAGCCAATGACAGGCAAGTGGGATTAACCACACACAGTTATTTGCTATTCGTTGAGGCTGCAACTTCGCCGGTCAAAGTTCAAAGAACTCCATGCGATGCAAATTTGCTTTGCCactggaaccagagaatgtaGAATAGAATGGAAGTGAATGGGAGGTGAATATTCGCTAATGTAAATCTTGCGCATGTGTAACTGTGCCCTCGCTCTCATTTTGGAAGGTTTGTCCGCTTGGCGTTTAGCCTCGCTTCATCTGCAGTATATTTTCGAAGCTTTCTGTTAGATGGGTGCTTACGCTCTGGCACCTggttgctatttttttttatttatttttttatagaggTTAACGCCCAGAAACATCCTGAATACAGCAAAATGAGAACATACAGGCAGAGGACAGGGTcgctgcagatacagacaccaccaTATGAGAGCGATTATTTCTCTATAAGTCTATACGTTGTTTTGTAGGAAAACCTATACCCATTGTGCCTTGGCTTATTTATGCTGAATTGGGGTGGATGACATATTGGCTTTGAACGACAAAATACCTTAGACCTTATTTTTTTATGCATTTGTAGTTCTCGTTTCAAAGGGCACCTGTTATTTTCCCAGATTTCCTTGTTAATGTTAGATCTGATGAAAAATGGAAACAGTCATCCCTGGGATCTTTGcttccatgtgtgtgtgacttaagCAGTGTGCACCAAGTGCCTGTAAATGTTGGAGCATAAATGACACTCCAACTTTGACTTGACATTCTTAGTGCTGTAGTTAAGCCATCAGCAATTGCCCCCATTCTCGACAATGGGCGTCCATGTGCGCACATGACTGATGTATTTCTGTTCTGAGTTATTTGATACTCACCGGTCATGTTGAACTTGTGCAGCACCTTGGCGAAgtactcttcctcctcctgttcAGTTGAGATGTCTGTCTGTACCTCGGTCTGCTGCTCCCTCAGCATCTCCTTGGTGCTGTTGTAGAGGGACAGCAGGGGGGTAGGgatctcctcctcatctcctgCCTGATCCGGCTCTTTCGGCAAACGCAGTTTGCTGAGGATCTGGCTCCTGATGGCCTCGATGCGCTTTTTCTTCACCATCTCCAGGTCCAGCGTCTTACATGTAGACATACCACTTACGTTGCCCACCGTGTACACAGCCATGAGCATCAAGAGCGCCAGCTTCATGGTGCCAACCTGACTGCTTGCAACCTCTTATGCGCTTTGGTTCTTAGCAAATCCTCCCTCACCTTTTCTTTCACTGCCTTTCCTCCGACCGAGGATGCTTATAGAACAGTGAATCCCTCTGTGGAGAGGTGTGAGTGACGCAAGGTGTTGACACACAACAGAACAATTAAAGCAGTGTGGAGAGTCCTCAAAGTTCGGGACTATTGGTGCCACTGCTGTCGCTGCTGCTGTGAAAACCACCTAACACTTGTGTCTTCTTTGCATAGAAGCAGTTGGAGAGAATCTCAGTGGGTAGACAGACGTCGAGTGATGAGCCAGCCTCTGACTCAGCCACACAGGTAACACAATGACGTCCCAGACGTTGATATGAGTCCAATGCGGAGCTGTCAAATGCTAACAGAGCCCGGCCAAACATGTACACAGACAGTGCGAGAGACTCAGAAGATACTCAGTGAGTTCAAAAACATCTACCAACACTCAAATACTAAACAGAGCTGGTTCTGTACTCACAGACCAACTTGTGATATGATTTCAAGCCTCCACccacaatattaaataaaatccTTTCTTACTCAAAGCAAGTAAACCTCCATGTGTCAGCTCAAGGCTGTGTTGCTCACCAGGCAGTCTCTCTTTACATGTCCCCAGAGACGAGTGAATGGAAAGGGATCTGTACAACACTCAGCAAAATGAAGAGTGGTTCTGGCAGAACCCAACGTGCTTCCTATCTTTTCAGCTGACACTGTTTCCTGTCTTCCTTGACCCACAAGGCCTCTTCACCGATGATTCAGAACGGACCTGAACATGGATGTGTCAAACAGGCCTTCTCTAAATGTCTCCAAGAAAGAGAAAATAGCAAAGATACGT of Sander lucioperca isolate FBNREF2018 chromosome 5, SLUC_FBN_1.2, whole genome shotgun sequence contains these proteins:
- the tgfb1a gene encoding transforming growth factor, beta 1a, whose protein sequence is MKLALLMLMAVYTVGNVSGMSTCKTLDLEMVKKKRIEAIRSQILSKLRLPKEPDQAGDEEEIPTPLLSLYNSTKEMLREQQTEVQTDISTEQEEEEYFAKVLHKFNMTAKNDTVTTKTSKSLFFNISEIRQSVGDYRLLTSAELRMLIKKPTIASEQRVELYQGLGTSARYLASRFITNQWKDKWLSFDVTETLQNWLKGTEYEQVFQLRLFCECSQTSDDSVFGFTISGIEPGRGDTGTIQMLTQQPPYILTMSIPQNSSSHLTSRKKRSTETKDTCTAQSETCCVRSLYIDFRKDLGWKWIHKPTGYNANYCMGSCTYIWNAENKYSQILALYQHHNPGASAQPCCVPQTLEPLPILYYVGRQHKVEQLSNMIVKSCKCS